A genome region from Anastrepha ludens isolate Willacy chromosome 3, idAnaLude1.1, whole genome shotgun sequence includes the following:
- the LOC128858352 gene encoding uncharacterized protein LOC128858352, giving the protein MLSGWYCRSMANQQAAQTDETDPNVDDDSGTDDDSQEQQRTQSGLGIGGGSGNGGGNSSGAANPVDYKTQYRYLKRKLKFLIYENEFFQDALRSNQRRLLKVSRDRAFLLDRLLQYEKPENTSSESDETDSSDDEAKRRKLEQNVASNGGAVGGGSTRGRKKKVQAQPNENSQTQIPKTVEIQQPQLAPTSDIEQPQQMQMSAAEVERHLQSRQQVMELVQDRAPATVPTEMFSNEPSLDSESNDHIIDGSSPTHVAAEECVQMEYTN; this is encoded by the exons ATGCTTTCGGGTTGGTACTGTCGCTCCATGGCGAACCAACAAGCCGCTCAAACCGACGAAACAGATCCCAATGTGGACGATGATTCCGGAACAGATGATGATAGTCAAGAGCAGCAGCGTACACAGTCAGGTTTAGGTATTGGGGGTGGTAGTGGTAATGGAGGAGGGAATAGTTCAGGTGCTGCTAACCCCGTGGATTATAAAACGCAATATCGATATCTTAAGCGCAagcttaaatttttgatttat GAAAATGAGTTTTTTCAAGATGCTCTGCGTTCCAACCAGCGTAGATTATTGAAAGTATCCCGCGACCGAGCTTTTCTATTAGATCGTTTGCTGCAATATGAGAAGCCGGAAAATACGTCATCGGAAAGTGATGAGACTGACTCGTCAGATGACGAGGCAAAAAG GCGAAAACTTGAACAAAATGTTGCTTCAAATGGCGGGGCTGTAGGTGGAGGTTCCACACGAGGACGCAAAAAGAAAGTGCAAGCTCAACCCAATGAAAATTCACAAACCCAAATACCAAAAACTGTAGAGATTCAACAACCCCAGCTAGCCCCGACATCTGACATAGAGCAACCACAACAAATGCAAATGTCCGCTGCAGAAGTGGAACGACACTTGCAGTCACGTCAACAAGTTATGGAGCTAGTACAAGACCGCGCGCCTGCTACTGTGCCAACAGAAATGTTCAGCAATGAGCCTTCCTTAGACAGCGAGTCCAATGATCATATCATAGACGGATCCTCTCCCACTCATGTTGCAGCTGAAGAATGTGTGCAAATGGA